The following proteins are co-located in the Podarcis raffonei isolate rPodRaf1 chromosome 5, rPodRaf1.pri, whole genome shotgun sequence genome:
- the LOC128414838 gene encoding uncharacterized protein LOC128414838 isoform X1: protein MKSVSLCAALQRMVMEVSLAKKVEAECGAEGGKLRVVHFSISHPFALPSSPPPTITTALPRGLLASSPGERRWRGAITRGPASPRGFLLAPPGPPGKQARPPGSGQARTRLSFPRKQQRQGGSCRHYLRCCQDPGALRSCWRWGPGGRRRLLAPDPATGEPARSWNRNGGVLRLVGHAELLHQGGCEPPLGGPGPSVPPCPARHEERRRAVSARGELLWRADHRSSSRRARSASGALSSSQRKADAGPCSAAGGREATADAVTLQQLDFTPNGALFHCLSRQTDGNNFPLVLGLYWTGPHTINL from the exons ATGAAAAGTGTCTCTCTGTGTGCGGCGTTACAGAGGATGGTGATGGAGGTTTCCCTTGCTAAAAAGGTGGAGGCGGAGTGCGGGGCTGAGGGGGGAAAGTTGAGGGTGGTTCATTTCTCCATCTCTCACCCCTTCGCCCTCCCTTCCTCGCCCCCACCCACCATCACCACCGCCCTCCCGCGGGGCTTACTTGCATCTTCGCCTGGGGAGCGCAGGTGGCGAGGGGCGATTACGCGCGGGCCGGCGTCGCCGCGGGGCTTCCTGCTTGCCCCGCCCGGCCCTCCAGGAAAACAAGCCCGCCCACCCGGGAGCGGCCAGGCGAGGACCCGGCTCTCCTTTCCCCGAAAGCAGCAAAGACAAGGCGGTAGCTGCCGCCACTACTTACGTTGCTGCCAAGATCCTGGAGCGCTACGTTCATGCTGGCGATGGGGACCCGGCGGGCGCCGCCGCCTCCTAGCGCCGGACCCAGCCACGGGCGAGCCGGCCAGGAGCTGGAATAGGAACGGCGGGGTCCTCCGCCTCGTGGGCCATGCCGAGCTGCTCCACCAGGGGGGATGCGAGCCACCGTTGGGCGGGCCGGGCCCTTCAGTCCCTCCCTGCCCAGCGCGCCACGAGGAGAGGAGGCGCGCAGTGAGCGCACGCGGAGAGTTGCTATGGCGAGCCGACCATCGCAGCAGCAGCCGTCGGGCCCGCAGCGCAAGCGGCGCGCTCAGCTCCTCCCAGCGCAAGGCAGACGCCGGGCCTTGCAGTGCCGCCGGCGGCAGAGAAG ccacagcagatgctgtaactctccaacagcttgacttcacccccaatggtgcactcttccattgtctctcaaggcagacgGATGGCAACAATTTTCCCTTAGTGCTTGGCTTATACTGGACTGGACCACACACCATTAATCTTTAG
- the LOC128414838 gene encoding uncharacterized protein LOC128414838 isoform X4, translating to MRATVGRAGPFSPSLPSAPRGEEARSERTRRVAMASRPSQQQPSGPQRKRRAQLLPAQGRRRALQCRRRQRRSASAGSAARTEWVGERCCSGALPHLSIFTHGHTQAPQQML from the exons ATGCGAGCCACCGTTGGGCGGGCCGGGCCCTTCAGTCCCTCCCTGCCCAGCGCGCCACGAGGAGAGGAGGCGCGCAGTGAGCGCACGCGGAGAGTTGCTATGGCGAGCCGACCATCGCAGCAGCAGCCGTCGGGCCCGCAGCGCAAGCGGCGCGCTCAGCTCCTCCCAGCGCAAGGCAGACGCCGGGCCTTGCAGTGCCGCCGGCGGCAGAGAAGGTCAGCGAGCGCGGGCTCTGCCGCGAGGACCGAGTGGGTGGGCGAGCGGTGTTGCTCCGGCGCGCTCCCTCATCTCTCCATCTTTACGCACGGGCACACCCAGGCG ccacagcagatgctgtaa
- the LOC128414838 gene encoding uncharacterized protein LOC128414838 isoform X2 has translation MKSVSLCAALQRMVMEVSLAKKVEAECGAEGGKLRVVHFSISHPFALPSSPPPTITTALPRGLLASSPGERRWRGAITRGPASPRGFLLAPPGPPGKQARPPGSGQARTRLSFPRKQQRQGGSCRHYLRCCQDPGALRSCWRWGPGGRRRLLAPDPATGEPARSWNRNGGVLRLVGHAELLHQGGCEPPLGGPGPSVPPCPARHEERRRAVSARGELLWRADHRSSSRRARSASGALSSSQRKADAGPCSAAGGREGQRARALPRGPSGWASGVAPARSLISPSLRTGTPRR, from the exons ATGAAAAGTGTCTCTCTGTGTGCGGCGTTACAGAGGATGGTGATGGAGGTTTCCCTTGCTAAAAAGGTGGAGGCGGAGTGCGGGGCTGAGGGGGGAAAGTTGAGGGTGGTTCATTTCTCCATCTCTCACCCCTTCGCCCTCCCTTCCTCGCCCCCACCCACCATCACCACCGCCCTCCCGCGGGGCTTACTTGCATCTTCGCCTGGGGAGCGCAGGTGGCGAGGGGCGATTACGCGCGGGCCGGCGTCGCCGCGGGGCTTCCTGCTTGCCCCGCCCGGCCCTCCAGGAAAACAAGCCCGCCCACCCGGGAGCGGCCAGGCGAGGACCCGGCTCTCCTTTCCCCGAAAGCAGCAAAGACAAGGCGGTAGCTGCCGCCACTACTTACGTTGCTGCCAAGATCCTGGAGCGCTACGTTCATGCTGGCGATGGGGACCCGGCGGGCGCCGCCGCCTCCTAGCGCCGGACCCAGCCACGGGCGAGCCGGCCAGGAGCTGGAATAGGAACGGCGGGGTCCTCCGCCTCGTGGGCCATGCCGAGCTGCTCCACCAGGGGGGATGCGAGCCACCGTTGGGCGGGCCGGGCCCTTCAGTCCCTCCCTGCCCAGCGCGCCACGAGGAGAGGAGGCGCGCAGTGAGCGCACGCGGAGAGTTGCTATGGCGAGCCGACCATCGCAGCAGCAGCCGTCGGGCCCGCAGCGCAAGCGGCGCGCTCAGCTCCTCCCAGCGCAAGGCAGACGCCGGGCCTTGCAGTGCCGCCGGCGGCAGAGAAGGTCAGCGAGCGCGGGCTCTGCCGCGAGGACCGAGTGGGTGGGCGAGCGGTGTTGCTCCGGCGCGCTCCCTCATCTCTCCATCTTTACGCACGGGCACACCCAGGCG TTAA
- the LOC128414838 gene encoding uncharacterized protein LOC128414838 isoform X3, translating to MRATVGRAGPFSPSLPSAPRGEEARSERTRRVAMASRPSQQQPSGPQRKRRAQLLPAQGRRRALQCRRRQRRSASAGSAARTEWVGERCCSGALPHLSIFTHGHTQALMCVGSANQDRVVENMTVEDFPEKFLWED from the exons ATGCGAGCCACCGTTGGGCGGGCCGGGCCCTTCAGTCCCTCCCTGCCCAGCGCGCCACGAGGAGAGGAGGCGCGCAGTGAGCGCACGCGGAGAGTTGCTATGGCGAGCCGACCATCGCAGCAGCAGCCGTCGGGCCCGCAGCGCAAGCGGCGCGCTCAGCTCCTCCCAGCGCAAGGCAGACGCCGGGCCTTGCAGTGCCGCCGGCGGCAGAGAAGGTCAGCGAGCGCGGGCTCTGCCGCGAGGACCGAGTGGGTGGGCGAGCGGTGTTGCTCCGGCGCGCTCCCTCATCTCTCCATCTTTACGCACGGGCACACCCAGGCG TTAATGTGCGTTGGATCAGCAAACCAGGATCGAGTGGTGGAGAACATGACCGTGGAAG ATTTTCCTGAAAAGTTTCTGTGGGAAGATTAA